In one window of Niallia sp. Man26 DNA:
- a CDS encoding NAD(P)-dependent alcohol dehydrogenase — translation MTTAKARAVDGPDKPFRAAEIKRRDLDLHDVLIEIKYAGICHSDIHTAHGEWGPVNYPLVPGHEIAGIVTEIGAEVTKYKVGDRVGVGCMVDSCGECENCQKGEEQYCLKGNIPTYAGVDKYGEPTQGGYSTHIVVIEDFVVRIPDNIELDVAAPLLCAGITTYSPLNRWNAGPGKKVAVVGLGGLGHMAVKIAHAMGAEVTVLSQTLNKKEDGLQFGAADYYATSDPATFEKLAGKFDLIINTVSAKLDLDAYFSLLTLDGTMVNVGAPGEPLSLNVMSLIGHRRSFAGSMIGGIRETQEMLDFCAEHNIVPNIEIISADEIDEAYQRVLASDVKYRFVIDTSTM, via the coding sequence ATGACAACAGCTAAAGCGCGAGCAGTTGATGGTCCAGACAAACCGTTCAGAGCGGCAGAAATTAAGAGACGGGACCTTGATTTACATGATGTTTTAATTGAAATTAAATATGCAGGTATATGTCACTCTGACATTCATACTGCCCACGGCGAATGGGGTCCTGTAAATTACCCTCTTGTTCCAGGTCATGAGATTGCTGGTATTGTTACGGAAATCGGAGCGGAAGTAACAAAATATAAAGTAGGTGACCGCGTTGGAGTCGGGTGTATGGTTGATTCTTGCGGTGAGTGTGAAAACTGCCAAAAAGGAGAGGAACAATACTGCCTGAAAGGAAATATTCCTACTTATGCTGGTGTAGATAAATATGGCGAGCCTACACAAGGTGGCTATTCTACACATATCGTTGTAATAGAAGATTTTGTTGTCCGAATTCCTGATAATATTGAATTAGATGTGGCAGCACCGCTGCTATGTGCAGGAATTACAACATATTCACCACTGAATCGCTGGAATGCTGGACCAGGTAAAAAAGTAGCCGTTGTTGGGTTAGGCGGACTTGGTCATATGGCTGTGAAAATTGCCCATGCGATGGGTGCTGAGGTTACTGTTTTATCTCAAACATTGAACAAAAAAGAAGACGGCTTACAATTTGGGGCAGCTGATTATTATGCTACTAGCGATCCAGCTACATTTGAGAAGCTTGCTGGAAAATTTGACCTTATTATCAATACAGTAAGTGCAAAGCTTGACCTTGATGCGTATTTCTCTTTGTTAACCCTTGATGGAACAATGGTGAATGTTGGCGCACCTGGCGAGCCTTTGTCACTAAATGTGATGTCTTTAATCGGCCATCGCCGTTCATTTGCTGGTTCTATGATTGGCGGTATCCGAGAAACACAAGAAATGCTCGACTTCTGTGCGGAGCATAATATTGTTCCTAATATTGAAATTATCTCTGCAGATGAAATTGACGAAGCATATCAACGTGTTTTAGCTTCTGATGTAAAATATCGATTCGTTATTGATACAAGCACCATGTGA
- a CDS encoding MFS transporter: MVKNNKLLIMILTIGVFGIINTEMGVIGILPALADHFSVSVSKAGLLVSLFALVIAVSGPTMPLFFSGLDRKKVMLLVLGVFIIGNIVSIFTTNFTIALAARVVPALFHPIYCSLAFSVAGASVRKEEAPKAVAKVFIGVSAGMVIGVPVASFIAGSMSLQLAMSFFAAVNIVAFIATYLFVPSMPVKEKLSYGSQLAILKKLITWQSIIAVVFLNSAIFGVYSYLAEYLTSVTSMSSASITIMLTVFGAANIIGNITAGKLLTNNARRTVIAFPFLLGAVYMVLFLFGHFSIPMAIITFIWGILAGVGGNINQYWIMSSSPEAPDFANGLFISACNLGTTIGAAAGGLFIAQLGIQYVVLVGFISLIFGTISILLRNYKYRSRTNQLAG; encoded by the coding sequence TTGGTCAAGAATAATAAATTGCTTATCATGATATTAACCATCGGTGTATTTGGCATTATCAATACAGAAATGGGGGTTATCGGAATATTGCCTGCTCTTGCTGATCACTTTAGTGTCAGTGTCTCAAAAGCAGGCCTGCTGGTTAGTCTCTTTGCCCTTGTTATCGCAGTTTCTGGGCCGACAATGCCATTATTTTTTTCAGGCTTAGACCGAAAAAAAGTAATGCTACTTGTGCTTGGAGTTTTCATTATCGGTAACATTGTGTCCATCTTTACTACTAATTTTACCATTGCATTAGCTGCTAGAGTTGTACCTGCGCTGTTCCATCCTATTTATTGTTCATTAGCGTTTTCGGTAGCAGGTGCTTCGGTCCGTAAAGAAGAAGCACCTAAAGCTGTTGCTAAAGTATTCATAGGAGTATCTGCCGGAATGGTCATTGGTGTGCCAGTCGCAAGCTTTATCGCTGGCAGTATGTCATTACAATTGGCGATGTCGTTCTTTGCTGCAGTGAATATAGTCGCGTTTATTGCGACATATTTATTCGTGCCAAGCATGCCTGTTAAAGAAAAGCTTTCATACGGCTCACAGTTAGCCATCTTGAAAAAGCTGATTACTTGGCAGTCTATCATTGCAGTCGTTTTCCTTAACTCTGCAATATTTGGTGTATACAGTTATCTTGCTGAATATTTAACATCAGTAACATCCATGTCTTCTGCCTCGATTACTATTATGCTGACTGTATTCGGTGCAGCCAATATTATTGGAAATATAACAGCAGGAAAGCTGTTGACGAATAATGCTCGAAGAACGGTCATCGCATTTCCGTTTTTATTAGGAGCTGTTTATATGGTGTTGTTCCTATTTGGTCATTTCTCCATCCCAATGGCAATCATAACGTTTATTTGGGGAATTCTAGCTGGGGTGGGCGGCAATATCAATCAATATTGGATCATGTCCTCTTCACCAGAAGCTCCAGACTTTGCTAATGGATTATTTATTTCAGCTTGTAATTTAGGTACAACGATTGGCGCTGCTGCTGGCGGATTATTTATAGCTCAATTAGGAATTCAATATGTAGTCTTAGTAGGTTTTATATCATTAATTTTCGGGACCATCTCAATCTTGCTAAGAAACTATAAATATCGTTCTAGAACTAATCAGCTTGCTGGTTAA
- a CDS encoding HPr family phosphocarrier protein, producing the protein MLITRITVEVNRLQARNAALFVAIAQTFRSEIILTKKGRSANGKNIMKVMDLSVAEGDKVTLFVNGEDEQAAISKLKYCLVEEINAEI; encoded by the coding sequence TTGTTAATAACAAGGATTACAGTGGAAGTAAATCGGCTTCAAGCGCGAAATGCTGCCCTTTTTGTGGCAATAGCTCAGACCTTTCGCAGCGAAATAATCCTGACTAAAAAAGGAAGGTCCGCCAATGGCAAAAATATAATGAAAGTGATGGACTTATCTGTAGCAGAAGGTGATAAAGTTACCTTATTTGTAAATGGGGAAGATGAGCAGGCTGCCATTAGCAAGCTTAAGTATTGTCTAGTAGAAGAAATAAATGCCGAAATCTGA
- a CDS encoding saccharopine dehydrogenase: MERKDIVIVGGYGHVGRLICSKLGEIYPGYVYAAGRSMEKAETFSASINGKVLPLLLDINKAVPASLLASVKLVIVCLEQENALFATTCLQAGIDYIDISASYRFLAEVEQLHDLAVNSNSAAMLSVGLNPGITNLLASWMAEKVDHTDAVDIFLMLGLGDTHGLAAIDWTIRQAKTDYYKWIKGKQVKLKSFGGMKSAYFGEQLGWRNAYHFDFADQHVLHHTIAVDDVTTYLCFDSRFATGALAFLKAIGLLRFLPIRLSTKLLTRISIGKPMFCVKITVTGRKSGKPIVLETELYGKEEAKITALVTVWAACYMCENNSCTGVFHMEEVLDWTALQDELKNYIIWEAPQLL; encoded by the coding sequence TTGGAAAGGAAAGATATTGTTATCGTTGGTGGTTATGGACATGTAGGAAGATTGATATGCAGTAAGTTAGGAGAAATTTATCCCGGCTATGTGTATGCTGCTGGCAGAAGCATGGAGAAAGCGGAAACGTTTTCTGCATCAATAAATGGAAAGGTATTGCCGCTGTTACTAGATATCAATAAAGCTGTTCCTGCATCCTTACTGGCGAGTGTAAAACTCGTCATTGTTTGTCTGGAACAAGAAAATGCTCTATTTGCTACCACCTGTCTTCAAGCAGGGATTGATTATATCGATATTTCTGCATCATACCGGTTTTTAGCTGAAGTGGAACAGCTCCATGATTTAGCAGTTAACTCCAATTCTGCAGCGATGCTCAGTGTCGGGTTAAATCCGGGAATAACGAATCTACTGGCTAGTTGGATGGCAGAAAAAGTCGACCATACAGACGCAGTGGATATTTTCTTAATGCTCGGGTTAGGAGATACACATGGGCTTGCTGCCATTGATTGGACAATACGGCAAGCAAAAACGGACTATTATAAATGGATAAAAGGTAAACAGGTGAAGTTGAAAAGCTTTGGCGGCATGAAGTCTGCCTATTTTGGTGAACAGCTTGGCTGGCGAAACGCTTATCATTTTGATTTTGCAGATCAACATGTTTTGCATCATACAATAGCAGTTGATGATGTCACCACTTATCTTTGTTTTGATTCACGCTTTGCAACTGGTGCTTTAGCCTTTTTGAAAGCAATTGGACTGCTTCGTTTCCTGCCTATTCGCTTGTCTACAAAATTGTTAACTAGAATTTCAATTGGAAAGCCGATGTTTTGTGTAAAAATTACCGTTACCGGACGTAAATCAGGGAAGCCAATCGTGTTAGAAACAGAGCTTTATGGGAAAGAAGAAGCAAAAATAACTGCATTGGTAACCGTATGGGCTGCTTGCTATATGTGTGAAAACAATTCCTGTACAGGTGTTTTCCACATGGAAGAAGTATTGGATTGGACTGCTCTTCAGGATGAATTAAAGAACTATATTATTTGGGAAGCTCCGCAACTTTTATAA
- a CDS encoding CBO0543 family protein, producing the protein MQTMFVVFFIFISLFFGVWRRFNEWYSTLLFWIIGDLLYASLLHDFRVWEFHPVWVDHFILPTHTLISTAIAFFIYPSVIVVFLGRFPSSFFHRIGWIILWAVIFESIEIIAYVNKSIFHHYGWTLGWSFLITSLLFLY; encoded by the coding sequence ATGCAAACAATGTTTGTTGTATTTTTTATCTTCATTAGTTTATTTTTTGGTGTTTGGAGACGTTTTAATGAATGGTATTCGACATTATTATTTTGGATAATTGGTGATTTGCTGTACGCTTCCCTACTTCATGATTTTAGAGTGTGGGAGTTTCACCCTGTCTGGGTTGATCACTTTATTCTCCCTACCCACACATTAATTAGCACCGCAATCGCATTTTTTATTTATCCGTCTGTTATTGTTGTGTTCTTAGGACGATTTCCTTCTTCTTTCTTTCATAGAATTGGTTGGATTATATTATGGGCTGTGATTTTTGAAAGTATTGAAATAATTGCTTATGTGAATAAAAGTATTTTCCATCATTACGGCTGGACTCTTGGCTGGTCCTTTTTGATTACATCATTACTTTTTCTTTATTAG
- a CDS encoding alpha/beta hydrolase — MDKLYLIDGFGGSPDINWLADIKQNFKDFLEILVVEYTTVSVADVKQWDSDLDRAVSNAQDAYFVCHSLGCVTFLRFLLRHHIQIKGAVFVSGFAQAIKDFPQFDNYMDNLDLNKITHLLGKSFIISSRTDQIIDWQITNVLAEKLGIPFILLPDGGHFTSGEGVIEMNCVKDIIRSQWL, encoded by the coding sequence TTGGATAAACTATATTTGATAGATGGATTCGGCGGCTCACCTGATATAAATTGGCTTGCTGATATTAAACAAAACTTTAAAGATTTTTTAGAGATACTAGTAGTGGAATACACGACTGTCTCAGTTGCAGATGTAAAACAATGGGACAGTGACTTAGACCGAGCTGTCAGCAATGCGCAAGATGCGTATTTTGTATGTCATAGTTTAGGTTGTGTTACTTTTTTAAGATTTCTTCTTCGTCATCATATACAGATAAAGGGAGCGGTGTTTGTATCAGGATTTGCACAAGCAATTAAAGATTTTCCACAATTCGATAATTATATGGATAACTTAGATTTAAACAAAATCACGCATTTATTAGGAAAGTCTTTTATAATATCCTCTAGAACAGATCAGATAATTGATTGGCAGATAACGAATGTGTTAGCAGAAAAATTAGGGATTCCATTTATTTTATTGCCTGATGGAGGGCATTTTACTTCAGGTGAGGGTGTAATTGAAATGAATTGTGTTAAGGATATCATTCGTTCTCAGTGGCTTTGA
- a CDS encoding helix-turn-helix transcriptional regulator, producing the protein MSKEFSYTIEEVSQLLKVSKLTLYDMVKKGDIPVFRVGRQMRIDSRDLDVYINNHKTKQTSNLSVTVPKGETDAKTIVISGQDMVLDILSKYMEKHSSYQALRSYTGSLNSLISMYNGKGDIVSLHMFDGDTGDYNVPYLKKILVGRPLILLNLLSRKAGFYVQKGNPLSLTAWTDLQRKNIKIVNREKGSGARILLDEQLRINNILSSEVNGYDKEESNHYSVATAVANGMADVGVGIEKAAKMVGIDFVPLISESYDLVMLKTPENEPLIQTIKDILNSAHFRDEIQLLRDYDISRTGDIVYETF; encoded by the coding sequence ATGTCAAAAGAATTTTCTTATACGATTGAAGAGGTATCTCAACTATTAAAAGTTTCCAAGCTTACCTTATATGATATGGTTAAAAAAGGAGATATCCCAGTTTTCCGTGTTGGGAGGCAGATGAGGATTGATTCAAGAGATTTAGATGTTTATATAAATAACCATAAAACAAAACAAACTTCGAACCTTTCTGTAACTGTACCGAAAGGCGAAACTGATGCGAAAACCATTGTAATAAGCGGACAAGACATGGTTCTTGATATTCTGAGTAAATATATGGAGAAACACTCATCTTATCAAGCATTGCGTTCCTACACGGGAAGCTTAAACAGCCTGATTTCCATGTACAATGGCAAAGGAGATATTGTTAGTTTACATATGTTTGACGGAGATACTGGAGACTATAATGTTCCTTATTTAAAAAAAATATTAGTCGGACGCCCCCTTATTTTACTTAATCTCTTATCAAGAAAAGCAGGCTTTTATGTTCAAAAGGGCAATCCGTTAAGCTTGACTGCTTGGACAGATTTACAGCGAAAAAACATAAAAATCGTCAATCGTGAGAAAGGTTCAGGAGCACGAATTCTCCTTGATGAACAGCTCAGAATAAACAATATCCTTTCAAGTGAGGTAAATGGATATGATAAGGAAGAATCGAACCATTATAGTGTAGCAACAGCTGTTGCAAATGGAATGGCTGATGTTGGGGTTGGAATTGAAAAAGCCGCAAAAATGGTCGGAATCGACTTTGTACCGTTAATATCAGAAAGCTACGATTTAGTTATGTTAAAAACTCCTGAAAATGAACCGTTAATCCAGACAATAAAAGATATTTTAAACTCTGCCCACTTTCGGGATGAAATACAACTTTTAAGAGATTATGATATTTCTAGAACTGGAGATATTGTTTATGAAACATTTTAA
- the modA gene encoding molybdate ABC transporter substrate-binding protein produces the protein MKNYYRSVLSVLLLLIILSGCSANDKTTAENSNKQDASQDKVELTVSAAASLQDALTDIKADFEKENPNIILHFNFGGSGALQQQISQGAPVDVFVSAAEDKFQILVDDGLIEKSDSTDLVGNELVLVVPRDSDKGIKSFEDLTKTGKIALGTPESVPAGQYGKDTLESLNLWTKLEDKVIYAKDVRQVLTYVETNNVDAGIVYKTDALTSDKVEIAATAEESSHDPIIYPAGVIKNSTYYAEAKTFYDYLQGVNSLKILEQYGFKGMK, from the coding sequence ATGAAGAATTACTATCGTTCCGTATTAAGTGTGCTTTTATTATTGATTATCCTTAGCGGGTGTTCAGCAAACGACAAAACGACTGCAGAAAATAGTAATAAACAAGATGCTAGTCAAGATAAAGTGGAATTGACGGTCTCTGCTGCTGCGAGTTTGCAAGATGCTTTGACTGATATTAAAGCAGACTTTGAAAAGGAAAATCCAAACATAATCCTCCATTTTAATTTTGGCGGATCAGGAGCATTGCAGCAGCAAATCTCCCAAGGAGCACCTGTTGACGTATTTGTCTCGGCAGCAGAAGATAAATTTCAGATTTTGGTGGATGATGGACTTATTGAAAAGAGTGACAGTACAGATTTAGTTGGAAATGAACTTGTATTGGTAGTCCCTAGAGATTCGGATAAAGGGATTAAGAGCTTTGAAGATTTAACAAAGACAGGTAAGATAGCTCTTGGTACGCCTGAATCTGTGCCTGCAGGACAATACGGTAAGGATACATTAGAAAGTTTAAATCTTTGGACTAAGTTAGAGGATAAAGTGATTTACGCCAAAGATGTGCGCCAAGTACTTACATATGTTGAAACAAATAATGTGGACGCCGGGATTGTATATAAAACAGATGCATTAACTTCCGATAAAGTGGAAATAGCTGCAACTGCAGAGGAAAGTAGCCATGATCCGATTATTTATCCAGCAGGGGTGATCAAAAATAGTACTTACTATGCAGAAGCAAAGACCTTCTATGACTATTTGCAAGGTGTTAATTCCTTAAAAATATTAGAACAATATGGTTTTAAAGGGATGAAGTAA
- the modB gene encoding molybdate ABC transporter permease subunit, with amino-acid sequence MTADFLAPVILSIEIAAVSTLFVIVFGIIFGKLMAGRKFKGKVLVDTILLLPLVLPPTVVGFLLIIIFGRNSHAGQFIEWVFNQPIMFTWWAAVIASTVVAFPLMYQSSRTGFEAIDADIENAARVDGAGELRLMMFISIPLALKSIVSGAILSFARALGEFGATLMFAGNIPGKTQTIPTAIYVAIDSGNMDMAWLWVTSIIVISFFMLAVVYFIRS; translated from the coding sequence ATGACTGCTGACTTTTTAGCACCTGTTATATTATCAATTGAAATTGCAGCTGTTTCAACATTATTTGTCATTGTATTTGGAATAATATTCGGGAAACTGATGGCAGGCAGAAAATTTAAGGGAAAAGTATTAGTTGATACAATTTTACTTTTACCTTTAGTACTGCCTCCAACGGTGGTAGGTTTTTTATTAATTATTATTTTTGGCCGGAACAGCCATGCAGGTCAATTTATCGAATGGGTTTTTAATCAGCCGATAATGTTTACTTGGTGGGCAGCAGTGATTGCTTCTACAGTTGTTGCATTTCCTCTTATGTATCAGTCATCCAGAACAGGCTTTGAAGCGATTGATGCAGATATAGAAAATGCAGCACGTGTGGATGGAGCCGGTGAATTACGTTTAATGATGTTTATTTCCATTCCGCTCGCCTTAAAGTCAATTGTGTCTGGAGCAATCTTGAGCTTTGCAAGAGCATTAGGGGAATTCGGAGCAACCTTAATGTTTGCAGGCAATATCCCAGGAAAAACACAAACAATCCCAACAGCTATCTATGTTGCTATTGATTCAGGCAATATGGACATGGCTTGGCTGTGGGTAACGAGTATAATAGTTATTTCGTTTTTTATGTTGGCAGTTGTATATTTTATAAGGTCTTAA
- a CDS encoding LysE family transporter: protein MSLYFAYVMVGLAIAMPVGAITVEMTKQGLKNGFMHGWAVGIGGMTVDLILIFALYFGLAKVLAIPFIQMPLWIVGAIFLFFLAYDSIKNADKDITMAGEKANKSLFKTYRNGLLVAVSPGNLVFWISVFGAVLADSYEGSDSNSFIIVALGIISGILLHDIGLLTIVSFTRKIMNRQMIKWTSIIAGILLFGFGFYFLYEFYIGIQSLFS from the coding sequence GTGAGTTTGTATTTTGCTTATGTAATGGTGGGACTTGCTATTGCAATGCCAGTAGGTGCAATTACAGTTGAAATGACAAAGCAAGGTTTGAAAAATGGTTTTATGCATGGCTGGGCAGTTGGTATTGGCGGAATGACAGTTGATCTGATCTTAATATTTGCCCTGTATTTTGGATTAGCAAAAGTTTTGGCGATTCCTTTTATTCAAATGCCATTATGGATAGTCGGGGCGATTTTCTTATTCTTTCTAGCCTATGATTCCATAAAAAATGCCGATAAAGATATAACAATGGCAGGGGAGAAAGCTAATAAATCACTTTTCAAAACATATCGTAATGGTCTGCTTGTAGCTGTTTCTCCTGGGAATTTAGTGTTTTGGATTTCGGTATTTGGAGCTGTTTTAGCAGATTCATATGAAGGCAGTGATTCAAACAGCTTTATTATTGTAGCGCTAGGAATTATCTCAGGCATTTTATTACACGATATTGGCTTACTGACAATTGTGTCTTTCACCAGAAAAATAATGAACCGCCAAATGATTAAATGGACTTCCATCATTGCAGGCATTTTATTATTTGGATTTGGGTTTTATTTCTTATATGAATTCTACATAGGTATTCAGTCGCTTTTTTCTTAA
- a CDS encoding histidine phosphatase family protein, whose translation MKKTLYLMRHGQTLFNLRKKVQGWCDSPLTELGIKQAEAAAAYFKEQNIVFDQAYCSTSERASDTLEIITDLPYTRLKGLKEWNFGTFEGESEDLNPPLPYNDFFVQYGGEDQKEVQQRMAETCQKIMEEDNEVVLAVSHGGACRNFMRVWEHTSTINQLQKIGNCCIMKFEYENKEFKLVGIINQNVSDVKGELPVVS comes from the coding sequence GTGAAAAAGACATTATATTTAATGAGACATGGTCAAACATTGTTTAATTTACGAAAAAAAGTACAAGGCTGGTGTGATTCACCGCTAACAGAATTGGGGATTAAGCAAGCAGAGGCTGCTGCAGCTTATTTTAAAGAGCAAAATATTGTCTTCGATCAAGCTTATTGCTCCACCTCAGAAAGAGCAAGTGACACATTAGAGATTATTACAGATTTACCATATACAAGATTAAAAGGGTTAAAGGAATGGAATTTTGGGACATTTGAAGGAGAAAGTGAAGATTTAAATCCGCCTTTGCCTTACAATGATTTCTTTGTACAGTACGGAGGAGAAGACCAGAAGGAAGTACAGCAAAGAATGGCTGAGACATGTCAAAAAATAATGGAAGAAGATAATGAAGTAGTGTTGGCAGTATCCCATGGGGGAGCATGCCGAAACTTTATGAGAGTTTGGGAACATACAAGCACGATCAATCAGCTACAGAAAATTGGAAATTGCTGCATCATGAAGTTTGAATATGAAAACAAAGAATTTAAACTAGTGGGAATTATCAACCAGAACGTTAGTGATGTAAAAGGTGAATTACCAGTTGTTTCTTAA
- a CDS encoding rhodanese-like domain-containing protein: MKKEPRYSLTLDIQPSEPEAAYAHFMKKLSFEADVADLLIDLKKGYQGLTVIDVRDELAYEECHITEAISFPGNKISDRTVGTLPKDKLIVVYCWGPACNGATRACAKLSKLGFKVKELIGGLEYWRKEGGAVSGTLGEKAPMYWAHKH; encoded by the coding sequence TTGAAAAAAGAACCTAGATATTCATTAACATTGGACATTCAGCCAAGTGAACCAGAAGCAGCCTATGCTCATTTTATGAAAAAACTATCCTTTGAGGCAGATGTTGCTGATTTATTAATTGATTTGAAAAAGGGATACCAAGGCCTGACTGTTATTGATGTTAGAGATGAATTGGCTTATGAAGAATGTCATATTACGGAGGCTATTTCTTTTCCAGGAAATAAAATATCTGATCGTACTGTTGGTACACTACCTAAAGATAAACTAATCGTAGTTTATTGTTGGGGACCAGCTTGCAATGGTGCAACAAGAGCATGTGCTAAACTGTCCAAATTAGGATTTAAAGTTAAAGAATTGATCGGCGGGCTTGAATACTGGCGGAAAGAAGGCGGCGCAGTAAGCGGGACATTAGGTGAAAAAGCGCCTATGTATTGGGCCCATAAACATTAA
- a CDS encoding LysR family transcriptional regulator yields the protein MELLYFKTFIQVVKSGNYTRAAYVLDYAQSSVTTHIQKLEALYGGTRLLERHGKLMKLTPSGELLYSYAEKMLALFDESQQRLQNQEVKTIRIGSIESLAIYELPAILSEFKKQYPDVKVQIIPDTEAVIIEKIYNKELDFGLIIDKPFVSERINSLSIEKQKMKVVLPHDHIYTGKSLFTLEDFKDETVILTEEGCTYRAYILNQLQKNHIEFTLSMELSSIETIKKAVQNKWGIGFLPEFSMEDHDQVTGIPFQDENFHFYSQLLYRKSSSDIPVYQYFINLFAKKSRFPQ from the coding sequence ATGGAGCTGTTATACTTCAAAACATTTATTCAAGTTGTGAAAAGCGGCAATTATACACGCGCTGCGTATGTATTGGACTATGCACAATCAAGTGTTACAACTCATATTCAAAAGCTGGAGGCACTTTATGGGGGAACGCGCTTATTAGAAAGACATGGGAAATTAATGAAATTAACTCCATCAGGTGAGCTTCTTTATAGCTATGCAGAGAAAATGCTCGCATTATTTGATGAATCACAGCAAAGATTACAAAACCAAGAAGTAAAAACGATAAGAATTGGGTCGATTGAATCGTTAGCAATTTATGAACTGCCCGCAATATTATCCGAATTTAAAAAGCAGTATCCTGATGTAAAAGTGCAAATCATTCCTGATACAGAAGCAGTAATAATTGAAAAAATTTATAATAAAGAACTAGATTTTGGACTAATAATTGATAAACCATTTGTGTCAGAAAGAATCAACAGTCTCTCTATTGAAAAACAAAAAATGAAAGTCGTATTACCTCATGATCATATTTATACAGGAAAGTCATTATTTACGTTGGAAGACTTTAAGGATGAAACAGTTATTCTAACAGAAGAAGGCTGTACATACAGAGCTTATATATTGAATCAGTTACAAAAAAATCATATTGAATTTACCTTATCTATGGAGCTAAGCAGCATTGAAACAATCAAAAAAGCGGTTCAGAATAAATGGGGAATCGGCTTCTTGCCTGAGTTTAGTATGGAAGACCATGATCAAGTTACCGGGATTCCTTTTCAGGATGAAAATTTCCATTTTTACAGCCAATTACTTTATCGGAAAAGCAGCTCTGACATTCCTGTCTATCAATACTTCATAAATCTCTTTGCAAAAAAGTCTAGGTTTCCTCAATAA
- a CDS encoding aminoglycoside phosphotransferase family protein: MTNQFEKEEILTGGNISNVYRAGDTVRRELKKESSKIHKLLNHLENKGFEYAPKLLGIDDKGREVLTFIEGEAGKYPLKEYMWSNSVLAEIAKMLRQYHDAVSDFPITDEWVPMVNTPDKMEVICHNDFAIYNIIFHDKKPVGIIDFDVAAPGPRLWDIAYTLYTCVPLSRLYHNENGEEIYYNSIKDAERIKNRVNVFFEAYGIEGLKENYLEMVLLRLAGLCKYMIKKANEGDVAFQNMLKQGHLEHYQKDIIFIREHGNEWN; this comes from the coding sequence ATGACAAATCAATTTGAAAAGGAAGAAATATTAACAGGCGGTAACATTTCCAATGTCTATCGTGCAGGAGATACTGTTCGCCGTGAACTAAAAAAAGAAAGCAGCAAAATTCATAAATTATTAAACCATTTAGAAAATAAAGGGTTTGAATATGCTCCAAAGTTATTAGGCATAGACGACAAAGGTCGAGAGGTTTTAACATTTATTGAAGGAGAAGCGGGAAAATATCCTTTGAAAGAGTATATGTGGTCTAATAGTGTTTTAGCAGAGATAGCAAAAATGCTTCGTCAATATCATGATGCTGTCAGTGATTTTCCGATAACAGATGAATGGGTTCCTATGGTTAATACTCCAGATAAGATGGAGGTTATCTGTCATAATGATTTTGCTATATACAACATCATTTTTCATGACAAAAAGCCAGTTGGGATAATTGATTTTGATGTCGCTGCACCTGGTCCGAGACTTTGGGACATAGCGTATACTCTATACACATGCGTTCCTTTAAGTCGACTTTATCACAACGAAAATGGAGAGGAAATCTATTATAATTCTATAAAAGATGCCGAACGTATTAAAAATAGAGTGAACGTGTTTTTTGAAGCTTACGGGATCGAGGGGCTGAAAGAGAATTATTTAGAGATGGTTTTGCTAAGGTTGGCTGGGTTATGTAAATATATGATAAAAAAAGCAAATGAAGGTGATGTTGCTTTTCAAAATATGCTGAAACAAGGACATCTCGAACATTATCAAAAAGACATTATATTTATTCGTGAACATGGAAACGAGTGGAATTAG